A genome region from Erigeron canadensis isolate Cc75 chromosome 3, C_canadensis_v1, whole genome shotgun sequence includes the following:
- the LOC122593879 gene encoding sodium/calcium exchanger NCL2-like, with protein sequence MKVHVKKNNGFIILLAILIGFCVKTEGSTTVTCEPQYGFLPCTSDIWGRLFLIVVYQYVLSLAQTYVSKGSDKFFGLIGPGIFGASLFHILANFPSLYLVLQSGLSTDEEGASSNTEMGMNILTGSAVMNLTLIWPLVITFGSYNLADDEEEDSVSQQQLPAEDEPSFLQKLTAYGVATDNETSYTARIMLVAVIPFFLLQLPAILNSTSVTRVILLVTLIIVVSLFFAYMTYQMFQPWIQNRGFEYATQRFVKSKLEALLSTNGKPNVRLIKEIYEGLDKNNDGKVSNAELKNLILGIQLQEEGVISDTVVDKVFDQLDISGDEIIQESEFIRIMMKWLRDARRSTSQNNDYNPISFFLKRNVGADDEEGQTPLIPKDSPNTTPSSILEFLEALCLVVFGTGATMLISSQLTTHVWTFASQANVPSFLIPYFIIPCFSNRSRMLSTIQSARQKTERAASLTLSQIYSGVAMGSLSSLSTFLAIVYIKDLSWNVSAQVLVMLIICGVMTVITSTRTVYPLWMGYMIYLMYPTSLLMLYLLTVVWGW encoded by the exons ATGAAAGTACACGTGAAGAAGAATAACGGTTTCATTATTTTGTTGGCGATATTGATAGGTTTTTGTGTGAAAACCGAGGGTTCGACAACAGTGACATGTGAACCTCAATATGGGTTCTTGCCATGCACAAGTGATATTTGGGGAAGACTTTTCTTAATCGTGGTTTATCAATACGTTCTATCCCTTGCTCAAACCTATGTTTCCAAAGGATCCGATAAGTTTTTTGGTCTTATCGGGCCGGGTATATTTGGGGCTAGTTTGTTCCACATTCTTGCAAACTTTCCTTCACTTTACCTTGTCCTTC AATCTGGATTATCAACTGATGAAGAAGGTGCATCTAGTAACACAGAAATGGGAATGAATATACTAACAGGATCAGCAGTTATGAACTTAACACTAATCTGGCCATTGGTCATTACTTTCGGCAGCTATAATCTAGCGGACGATGAGGAGGAGGACTCCGTTTCGCAACAACAACTTCCAGCTGAAGACGAGCCATCATTCTTACAGAAATTAACAG CATATGGTGTTGCAACCGATAATGAAACAAGCTACACTGCAAGAATCATGCTTGTCGCGGTGATCCCTTTTTTCCTCCTCCAACTCCCAGCAATCCTTAATTCAACATCAGTAACCCGAGTTATACTTTTAGTCACTCTCATCATTGTGGTGTCTCTCTTCTTTGCTTACATGACATATCAG ATGTTCCAACCATGGATACAAAATAGGGGGTTTGAATATGCGACACAGCGATTTGTCAAGAGCAAACTAGAAGCACTACTTTCCACTAACGGAAAGCCAAATGTGCGACTTATCAAAGA GATCTATGAAGGACTTGACAAGAATAATGATGGCAAGGTATCGAATGCTGAGTTGAAAAACTTAATATTAGGAATACAGTTGCAAGAAGAGGGTGTAATAAGTGATACTGTCGTAGACAAAGTGTTTGATCAATTGGACATATCGGGTGATGAGATTATTCAAGAGAGTGAATTCATTAGAATCATGATGAAATGGCTACGGGACGCAAGGAGGTCAACCTCTCAAAACAACGATTACAACCCTATTAGCTTCTTCCTCAAACGTAACGTG GGTGCAGATGATGAAGAAGGGCAGACCCCTCTAATACCGAAGGACAGCCCTAACACTACACCAAGCTCGATATTAGAGTTCTTAGAGGCTTTATGTTTGGTAGTCTTTGGCACTGGTGCGACCATGCTCATTTCATCGCAGCTTACAACACACGTTTGGACTTTTGCTAGTCAAGCAAACGTCCCTTCCTTCCTGATTCCCTATTTTATAATACCGTGTTTCTCAAACAGATCACGTATGTTATCAACAATTCAGTCTGCTAGACAAAAGACTGAACGCGCCGCCTCTTTAACTCTTTCTCAG ATCTATTCAGGAGTCGCTATGGGTAGTTTGAGTAGTTTGTCAACATTTTTAGCGATTGTGTATATTAAAGATCTCTCATGGAACGTATCGGCTCAGGTTTTGGTTATGTTGATAATTTGTGGGGTGATGACGGTTATCACAAGTACAAGGACAGTGTATCCACTTTGGATGGGTTACATGATTTATCTGATGTACCCAACTTCGCTACTCATGTTGTATTTGCTTACCGTCGTTTGGGGTTGGTAA
- the LOC122593878 gene encoding sodium/calcium exchanger NCL2-like, with amino-acid sequence MKIYGVCIIFLASLVSFSGKVEGATSVTCEPQYGFLPCTSGIWGTLFLIVVYQYLMSLGQSYISNGSDKFFALIGPGIFGASLFHILANFPMLFLILQSGLSSEDQGASFNAGMGMSVLAGSATLSLTLIWPSVIVFGSYDLADDDDTISPQPFEEDPSFLTKLTAYGLTTDTETSSTARIMLVSMIPFLILQLPQIINSDSVTRVVEFIALIITLSFFIAYIVYQIFQPWIQNRRFDYVTQKFVKNKLLKLLSTNGTANVTLIKDLYKGLDKNHDGKVTNAELKTLLLGIQVQADGELSDDLVDRVMDQLDISGDEFITEDEFVRIMKKWLQDARKSLSKNDYNPLSFFVKPQATDADEEQQAALIPKKKINAKTSIWDYLEALALVVLGTSVTALVALPLIMNVVGFATLANVPSFLIPYVVIPCAINIPRLVSTINSASQKTQRAASLTLSQIYSGVFMSSMSSLSTFLLTVWIRDLPWDVSAEVLVVLIICGVMGVFTSTRTVFPLWTGYVGYLMYPLSLLMLYLLTAVWGW; translated from the exons ATGAAAATATATGGtgtatgtataatatttttggCAAGCTTGGTGAGTTTTAGTGGGAAAGTAGAGGGAGCAACATCGGTGACATGTGAACCACAATATGGGTTCTTGCCATGTACAAGTGGTATTTGGGGAACACTTTTCTTGATTGTGGTTTATCAATACTTGATGTCTTTGGGTCAAAGTTATATTTCAAATGGGTCGGATAAGTTCTTTGCTCTTATTGGGCCGGGTATCTTCGGTGCCAGTTTGTTCCATATTCTAGCTAACTTCCCAATGCTTTTCCTCATCCTCC AGTCGGGATTATCAAGCGAAGACCAGGGTGCCTCTTTTAATGCCGGGATGGGAATGAGTGTGCTAGCAGGATCAGCAACCTTGAGCCTAACTCTCATTTGGCCCTCTGTCATTGTTTTCGGAAGCTACGATCTTGCAGATGATGATGACACCATATCACCCCAACCTTTCGAAGAAGACCCCTCATTTCTAACCAAATTAACAG CATATGGGCTCACAACTGATACCGAAACAAGCTCCACTGCAAGAATCATGCTCGTCTCGATGATCCCATTTCTTATTCTTCAACTCCCACAAATCATCAATTCGGATTCAGTAACCCGTGTCGTAGAGTTCATCGCTCTTATCATCACATTGTCTTTCTTCATTGCTTACATAGTGTATCAG ATCTTCCAACCGTGGATCCAGAACAGAAGATTTGACTATGTGACACAAAAATTTGTCAAGAACAAATTATTGAAATTACTATCTACAAATGGAACAGCAAATGTCACTCTAATAAAAGA CCTTTACAAGGGACTTGACAAAAATCATGATGGTAAAGTGACGAATGCCGAGTTGAAAACCTTACTTTTAGGAATACAAGTCCAAGCTGATGGTGAACTAAGCGATGATCTTGTGGATAGAGTCATGGATCAACTTGACATCTCAGGCGACGAATTTATTACAGAGGATGAGTTTGTTAGAATTATGAAGAAATGGCTCCAAGATGCCAGGAAATCTCTCTCCAAGAACGATTACAACCCCCTTAGTTTCTTCGTCAAGCCTCAAGCCACG GATGCAGATGAAGAACAACAAGCGGCTTTGATACCTAAGAAGAAAATTAATGCAAAAACATCAATTTGGGACTATTTGGAGGCTCTGGCTTTGGTAGTCCTTGGGACATCTGTGACGGCTCTCGTTGCCCTCCCACTTATAATGAATGTTGTGGGTTTTGCTACTCTAGCAAATGTCCCTTCATTCCTGATCCCATACGTTGTAATACCGTGTGCCATAAACATTCCACGTCTCGTATCAACGATTAATTCAGCAAGCCAAAAGACTCAACGTGCGGCCTCTTTAACTCTTTCTCAG ATCTATTCAGGAGTGTTCATGAGCAGTATGAGTAGTTTATCCACATTTCTATTGACAGTGTGGATAAGAGATTTGCCATGGGATGTATCCGCGGAAGTTCTAGTTGTGTTGATCATATGTGGAGTAATGGGAGTGTTCACTAGTACGAGGACAGTTTTCCCACTTTGGACCGGTTACGTGGGTTATCTAATGTACCCTCTGTCACTACTTATGTTGTATCTTCTTACCGCCGTTTGGGGTTGGTGA